From the Lathyrus oleraceus cultivar Zhongwan6 chromosome 4, CAAS_Psat_ZW6_1.0, whole genome shotgun sequence genome, one window contains:
- the LOC127138041 gene encoding pollen-specific leucine-rich repeat extensin-like protein 3, translated as MDSIFSPLGFLIFGFFISFYAFVVQSQIHDGNDSKSRQQQPQPTPIFMMSPSPPPPPSPPPPPPSPPATPPSPLDPNSPPLPKGKHIPPKNTRNDNPNEIRLAPPPYHHHHHRHHHHVHSPPPPPPLPPPPPHRMNAGKIVGLLFLGIAAFLQVGMVGFLVIKRRQLLNTDDNRYEHSSS; from the coding sequence ATGGACTCCATATTTTCGCCATTGGGATTTTTGATTTTCGGTTTTTTTATTAGCTTTTATGCTTTTGTTGTTCAATCTCAGATACATGATGGAAACGATTCTAAATCACGacaacaacaaccacaaccaACACCTATTTTTATGATGTCACCTTCACCTCCACCACCTCCTTCGCCGCCGCCTCCTCCTCCGTCGCCGCCAGCAACACCACCTTCTCCTCTGGATCCCAATTCCCCTCCCTTACCCAAAGGGAAACACATTCCTCCCAAAAACACGAGGAACGACAACCCCAATGAAATAAGATTAGCACCCCCTCCATACCACCACCACCATCACCGACACCACCACCATGTTCATTCGCCTCCACCTCCGCCTCCGCTTCCGCCTCCGCCACCACACAGAATGAATGCTGGGAAAATAGTGGGACTTTTGTTCCTCGGCATTGCGGCGTTTCTTCAGGTTGGTATGGTTGGGTTCTTGGTAATCAAAAGGAGACAACTTTTGAATACCGATGACAACAGATACGAGCATTCTTCTTCTTGA